From Spartinivicinus ruber, the proteins below share one genomic window:
- a CDS encoding cysteine synthase family protein, producing the protein MLPVNSPNAAVQSLLVSSHYCAKSLYDAIGKVPIVRLNQLDLLCKQHNIYIKLDSCNPSGSIKDKNAVYLIKQAEEQGLLKPRGTIIESSSGNFGLALASIGASKGYQVIIVIDAKTPPPVIKMLHAYGASLVEVPLTLADEAGSMQKARMAKARQLASEIPNAFYPCQHLNPDNPTAHQAYTAKEIAAEFPTPPDAIVIGVSTAGQLAGIARYFRDYSPNTEIICVDVAGSAILGMPRYPYKMIGLGLSFVPPAFDLNYLDYGYNVEDHIAFSMCHLLAKKEGLLLGASTGAIVSAGLAYLQLQSQAKTIVLINPDRGDRYLDTVYNAEWLAQQHLTLLNRRELMQAINTIQPVVFPENSKGAACEKR; encoded by the coding sequence ATGTTACCAGTAAATTCACCCAATGCAGCTGTTCAATCATTATTAGTGTCTAGTCATTATTGTGCCAAAAGCTTATATGATGCTATTGGTAAAGTCCCTATTGTCCGTTTAAATCAATTAGATTTATTATGTAAACAACATAATATTTATATCAAACTGGATTCTTGTAACCCCTCTGGCAGTATAAAAGACAAAAATGCAGTTTACTTAATTAAGCAAGCTGAAGAACAAGGTCTATTAAAACCGAGGGGAACGATTATTGAATCAAGTTCAGGTAATTTTGGTTTAGCATTGGCAAGCATTGGTGCTTCAAAAGGCTATCAAGTGATTATTGTGATTGATGCTAAAACTCCACCACCGGTCATTAAGATGCTTCATGCTTATGGTGCCAGCTTAGTTGAGGTGCCATTAACCTTGGCGGATGAAGCGGGCTCTATGCAAAAAGCGAGAATGGCTAAGGCACGGCAACTAGCCAGTGAAATTCCTAATGCATTTTACCCTTGTCAACACCTTAACCCAGATAATCCTACTGCACATCAAGCATATACCGCTAAAGAAATTGCTGCTGAGTTTCCAACACCGCCTGATGCAATTGTGATTGGGGTGAGTACTGCAGGACAGTTAGCTGGTATAGCCCGTTATTTTCGAGATTATTCACCAAACACAGAAATTATATGTGTTGATGTGGCAGGATCAGCTATTTTAGGTATGCCGCGTTATCCTTATAAAATGATTGGTCTTGGATTGTCTTTTGTACCACCAGCATTTGATCTAAATTATTTGGATTATGGTTACAATGTTGAAGATCATATTGCATTCTCAATGTGTCATTTGTTGGCCAAGAAAGAAGGTTTATTGCTGGGGGCATCAACTGGAGCCATTGTTAGTGCTGGATTAGCTTACCTACAGTTGCAATCCCAAGCAAAAACGATTGTATTGATTAACCCTGACCGAGGCGACCGGTATTTGGACACCGTTTATAATGCTGAGTGGCTAGCGCAGCAACACCTTACCTTGTTAAATCGTCGTGAGCTTATGCAGGCAATTAATACTATACAACCTGTTGTCTTTCCAGAAAATAGTAAGGGAGCTGCCTGTGAAAAGCGCTAA